A single Limibacillus sp. DNA region contains:
- the panC gene encoding pantoate--beta-alanine ligase → MSSSAAKTEISSTPDVVRSVAALRGQVAEWRGAGERIALVPTMGSLHEGHLSLIRRAQESCERVVATIFVNPLQFDRPGDLAAYPRDEAADLAALASVGTDLLFAPGPEEMYPPGFATGVMVAGLTEGLCGEHRPGHFGGVATVVTKLLLQALPDQAFFGEKDFQQLRVIQRMARDLDIPSEILGVPTVREPDGLALSSRNRHLSESQRRAAPTLHRVMSEMARRLREQGEEVGEAEAWGRRQLAEAGFEKVEYLELRDEEKLLPLSRPQTGSRLFAAAWLGAVRLIDNLKVA, encoded by the coding sequence ATGTCCAGCAGCGCCGCAAAGACTGAGATCAGCAGCACGCCCGACGTGGTGCGCAGCGTCGCGGCACTGCGCGGGCAGGTGGCCGAGTGGCGCGGCGCGGGCGAGCGCATCGCCCTGGTGCCGACCATGGGCTCGCTGCATGAAGGCCACCTGAGCCTGATCCGCCGCGCCCAGGAAAGCTGTGAGCGGGTGGTCGCCACCATCTTCGTCAATCCGCTGCAGTTCGACCGGCCGGGCGACCTTGCCGCCTACCCGCGCGACGAGGCGGCCGACCTCGCGGCGCTCGCCTCGGTCGGCACCGACCTGCTGTTCGCGCCGGGGCCCGAGGAGATGTATCCGCCCGGCTTTGCCACCGGCGTCATGGTGGCCGGCCTGACCGAAGGGCTCTGCGGGGAACACCGGCCCGGCCACTTCGGCGGGGTCGCGACGGTGGTCACCAAGCTGCTGTTGCAGGCTCTGCCCGATCAGGCCTTCTTCGGCGAGAAGGACTTCCAGCAGCTCCGCGTTATCCAGCGCATGGCGCGCGACCTGGACATCCCCTCGGAGATCCTGGGCGTGCCGACCGTGCGCGAGCCGGACGGCCTGGCGCTCTCCTCGCGCAACCGCCACTTGAGCGAAAGCCAGCGGCGGGCCGCGCCCACGCTCCACCGGGTCATGAGCGAGATGGCCCGGCGCCTGCGCGAGCAGGGCGAGGAGGTCGGGGAGGCCGAGGCCTGGGGCCGCCGCCAACTCGCCGAGGCGGGCTTCGAGAAGGTCGAGTACCTGGAGCTGCGCGACGAGGAGAAGCTCCTGCCGCTGAGCCGCCCGCAGACCGGCAGCCGCCTCTTCGCCGCCGCCTGGCTCGGCGCCGTGCGCCTGATCGACAACCTGAAGGTGGCGTGA